In Primulina eburnea isolate SZY01 chromosome 3, ASM2296580v1, whole genome shotgun sequence, one DNA window encodes the following:
- the LOC140828373 gene encoding nuclear transcription factor Y subunit A-5-like, whose product MKVQTAGKRDEQYQGFDHVHGLMDLNSSWWSYGSDHGTINIFGPDRSTMCREENVEAMVPARAMGEILMQEIPRNHVNGGGNPTSVGSLFPKMISDDHMFSSYSFSREEPVYVNAKQYHGILRRRRLRAKAALENKTTDSVRKPYLHESRHLHAVKRARGCGGRFINTKNYDTSDKPKGSTGN is encoded by the exons ATGAAAGTGCAAACTGCAGGTAAAAGAGATGAGCAATATCAAGGATTTGATCATGTGCATGGATTAATGGACTTGAACTCTTCTTGGTGGAGTTATGGCAGTGATCATGGCACCATTAACATCTTCGGCCCGGACCGTTCGACGA TGTGCAGGGAAGAAAATGTTGAAGCGATGGTGCCGGCTCGCGCGATGGGAgaaattttaatgcaagaaataCCACGAAATCATGTTAATGGCGGCGGTAATCCGACAAGTGTTGGTAGTTTGTTTCCGAAGATGATCTCCGATGATCATATGTTCTCCAGCTATTCATTTTCTCGTGAGGAGCCTGTTTATGTGAATGCCAAACAGTATCACGGGATACTCAGGCGAAGACGGCTGCGTGCAAAGGCTGCCCTGGAAAACAAAACGACTGATTCGGTTAGAAAG CCATATCTTCATGAATCTCGGCATTTGCACGCCGTGAAAAGAGCTCGAGGGTGCGGGGGTCGATTTATTAACACCAAGAACTATGATACCTCAGATAAACCTAAAGGTTCAACAGGCAACTGA